The following proteins are encoded in a genomic region of Ursus arctos isolate Adak ecotype North America unplaced genomic scaffold, UrsArc2.0 scaffold_32, whole genome shotgun sequence:
- the INTS11 gene encoding integrator complex subunit 11 isoform X1 yields the protein MPEIRVTPLGAGQDVGRSCILVSIAGKNVMLDCGMHMGFNDDRRFPDFSYITRNGRLTDFLDCVIISHFHLDHCGALPYFSEMVGYDGPIYMTHPTQAICPILLEDYRKIAVDKKGEANFFTSQMIKDCMKKVVAVHLHQTVQVDDELEIKAYYAGHVLGAAMFQIKVGSESVVYTGDYNMTPDRHLGAAWIDKCRPNLLITESTYATTIRDSKRCRERDFLKKVHEAVERGGKVLIPVFALGRAQELCILLETFWERMNLKAPIYFSTGLTEKANHYYKLFITWTNQKIRKTFVQRNMFEFKHIKAFDRAFADNPGPMVVFATPGMLHAGQSLQIFRKWAGNEKNMVIMPGYCVQGTVGHKILSGQRKLEMEGRQVLEVKMQVEYMSFSAHADAKGIMQLVGQAEPESVLLVHGEAKKMEFLKQKIEQEFRVNCYMPANGETVTLPTSPSIPVGISLGLLKREMAQGLLPDAKKPRLLHGTLIMKDSNFRLVSSEQALKELGLVEHQLRFTCRVHLHDPRKEQETAMRVYSHLKSMLKDHCVQHLPDGSVTVESILIQAAAHSEDPGTKVLLVSWTYQDEELGSYLTSLLKKGLPQAPS from the exons ATGCCCGAGATCAGGGTCACTCCCTTGG GGGCTGGCCAGGATGTGGGCCGAAGCTGCATCCTGGTCTCCATCGCTGGCAAGAATGTCATGCTGGACTGCGGAATGCACATGGGGTTCAATGATGAC AGGCGCTTCCCTGACTTCTCCTACATCACCCGCAACGGCCGGCTGACCGACTTCCTGGACTGTGTGATTATCAG CCACTTCCACCTGGACCACTGTGGGGCACTCCCCTACTTCAGCGAGATGGTGGGCTATGATGGGCCCATCTACATGACCCACCCCACCCAGGCCATCTGCCCCATCCTGCTGGAGGACTACCGCAAGATTGCTGTGGACAAGAAGGGTGAGGCCAACTTCTTCACCTCCCAGATGATCAAAGACTGTATGAAGAAGGTGGTAGCTGTCCACCTGCACCAGACGGTCCAG GTGGACGATGAACTTGAAATCAAGGCCTACTATGCAGGCCACGTGCTGGGGGCAGCCATGTTCCAGATTAAAGTGGGCTCAGAATCTGTGGTCTACACG GGTGATTATAATATGACCCCGGACCGACATTTGGG AGCTGCGTGGATTGACAAATGCCGCCCCAACCTGCTCATCACAGAATCTACCTACGCCACGACCATCCGGGACTCCAAACGCTGCCGGGAGCGAGACTTTCTGAAGAAGGTCCACGAGGCCGTGGAACGTGGAGGGAAG GTGCTGATCCCTGTGTTTGCCCTGGGCCGTGCTCAGGAGCTCTGCATCCTGCTGGAGACCTTCTG GGAGCGCATGAACCTAAAGGCCCCCATTTACTTCTCCACGGGCCTGACAGAGAAGGCCAACCACTACTACAAGCTCTTCATAACCTGGACCAACCAGAAGATCCGTAAGACCTTTGTCCAGAGGAACATGTTTGAGTTCAAGCACATCAAAGCCTTCGATCGAGCGTTTGCTGACAACCCGGGCCCAATG GTTGTGTTTGCCACACCAGGCATGCTGCATGCTGGCCAGTCCCTGCAGATCTTCCGGAAGTGGGCAGGGAATGAGAAGAACATG gtCATCATGCCTGGCTACTGCGTGCAGGGCACTGTGGGCCATAAGATCCTCAGTGGGCAGCGCAAGCTGGAGATGGAGGGGCGGCAGGTG TTGGAGGTCAAGATGCAGGTGGAGTACATGTCCTTCAGCGCCCATGCTGACGCCAAGGGCATCATGCAGCTGGTGGGCCAGGCAGAGCCCGAGAGTGTGCTGCTCGTACATGGGGAAGCCAAGAAGATGGAGTTCCTGAAGCAGAAGATTGAGCAGGAATTCC GGGTCAACTGCTACATGCCAGCCAACGGTGAGACGGTGACACTGCCCACGAGCCCCAGCATCCCCGTGGGCATCTCGCTGGGGCTGCTGAAGCGGGAGATGGCACAGG GGTTGCTTCCTGACGCCAAAAAGCCCCGGCTCCTGCATGGCACTCTGATCATGAAGGACAGT AACTTCCGGCTCGTGTCCTCAGAGCAGGCCCTCAAGGAGCTGGGCCTGGTGGAGCACCAGCTGCGCTTCACCTGCCGCGTGCATCTCCATGACCCTCGCAAGGAGCAGGAGACGGCCATGCGGGTCTACAGCCACCTGAAGAG CATGCTCAAGGATCACTGCGTGCAGCACCTTCCCGATGGGTCCGTGACCGTGGAGTCCATCCTCATCCAGGCCGCTGCCCACTCAGAGGACCCGGGCACCAAGGTGCTGCTGGTCTCCTGGACCTACCAG GATGAGGAGCTGGGAAGTTACCTCACGTCACTGCTCAAGAAGggcctcccccaggcccccagctga
- the INTS11 gene encoding integrator complex subunit 11 isoform X2 has product MPEIRVTPLGAGQDVGRSCILVSIAGKNVMLDCGMHMGFNDDRRFPDFSYITRNGRLTDFLDCVIISHFHLDHCGALPYFSEMVGYDGPIYMTHPTQAICPILLEDYRKIAVDKKGEANFFTSQMIKDCMKKVVAVHLHQTVQVDDELEIKAYYAGHVLGAAMFQIKVGSESVVYTGDYNMTPDRHLGAAWIDKCRPNLLITESTYATTIRDSKRCRERDFLKKVHEAVERGGKVLIPVFALGRAQELCILLETFWERMNLKAPIYFSTGLTEKANHYYKLFITWTNQKIRKTFVQRNMFEFKHIKAFDRAFADNPGPMVVFATPGMLHAGQSLQIFRKWAGNEKNMVIMPGYCVQGTVGHKILSGQRKLEMEGRQVLEVKMQVEYMSFSAHADAKGIMQLVGQAEPESVLLVHGEAKKMEFLKQKIEQEFRVNCYMPANGETVTLPTSPSIPVGISLGLLKREMAQGLLPDAKKPRLLHGTLIMKDSALKELGLVEHQLRFTCRVHLHDPRKEQETAMRVYSHLKSMLKDHCVQHLPDGSVTVESILIQAAAHSEDPGTKVLLVSWTYQDEELGSYLTSLLKKGLPQAPS; this is encoded by the exons ATGCCCGAGATCAGGGTCACTCCCTTGG GGGCTGGCCAGGATGTGGGCCGAAGCTGCATCCTGGTCTCCATCGCTGGCAAGAATGTCATGCTGGACTGCGGAATGCACATGGGGTTCAATGATGAC AGGCGCTTCCCTGACTTCTCCTACATCACCCGCAACGGCCGGCTGACCGACTTCCTGGACTGTGTGATTATCAG CCACTTCCACCTGGACCACTGTGGGGCACTCCCCTACTTCAGCGAGATGGTGGGCTATGATGGGCCCATCTACATGACCCACCCCACCCAGGCCATCTGCCCCATCCTGCTGGAGGACTACCGCAAGATTGCTGTGGACAAGAAGGGTGAGGCCAACTTCTTCACCTCCCAGATGATCAAAGACTGTATGAAGAAGGTGGTAGCTGTCCACCTGCACCAGACGGTCCAG GTGGACGATGAACTTGAAATCAAGGCCTACTATGCAGGCCACGTGCTGGGGGCAGCCATGTTCCAGATTAAAGTGGGCTCAGAATCTGTGGTCTACACG GGTGATTATAATATGACCCCGGACCGACATTTGGG AGCTGCGTGGATTGACAAATGCCGCCCCAACCTGCTCATCACAGAATCTACCTACGCCACGACCATCCGGGACTCCAAACGCTGCCGGGAGCGAGACTTTCTGAAGAAGGTCCACGAGGCCGTGGAACGTGGAGGGAAG GTGCTGATCCCTGTGTTTGCCCTGGGCCGTGCTCAGGAGCTCTGCATCCTGCTGGAGACCTTCTG GGAGCGCATGAACCTAAAGGCCCCCATTTACTTCTCCACGGGCCTGACAGAGAAGGCCAACCACTACTACAAGCTCTTCATAACCTGGACCAACCAGAAGATCCGTAAGACCTTTGTCCAGAGGAACATGTTTGAGTTCAAGCACATCAAAGCCTTCGATCGAGCGTTTGCTGACAACCCGGGCCCAATG GTTGTGTTTGCCACACCAGGCATGCTGCATGCTGGCCAGTCCCTGCAGATCTTCCGGAAGTGGGCAGGGAATGAGAAGAACATG gtCATCATGCCTGGCTACTGCGTGCAGGGCACTGTGGGCCATAAGATCCTCAGTGGGCAGCGCAAGCTGGAGATGGAGGGGCGGCAGGTG TTGGAGGTCAAGATGCAGGTGGAGTACATGTCCTTCAGCGCCCATGCTGACGCCAAGGGCATCATGCAGCTGGTGGGCCAGGCAGAGCCCGAGAGTGTGCTGCTCGTACATGGGGAAGCCAAGAAGATGGAGTTCCTGAAGCAGAAGATTGAGCAGGAATTCC GGGTCAACTGCTACATGCCAGCCAACGGTGAGACGGTGACACTGCCCACGAGCCCCAGCATCCCCGTGGGCATCTCGCTGGGGCTGCTGAAGCGGGAGATGGCACAGG GGTTGCTTCCTGACGCCAAAAAGCCCCGGCTCCTGCATGGCACTCTGATCATGAAGGACAGT GCCCTCAAGGAGCTGGGCCTGGTGGAGCACCAGCTGCGCTTCACCTGCCGCGTGCATCTCCATGACCCTCGCAAGGAGCAGGAGACGGCCATGCGGGTCTACAGCCACCTGAAGAG CATGCTCAAGGATCACTGCGTGCAGCACCTTCCCGATGGGTCCGTGACCGTGGAGTCCATCCTCATCCAGGCCGCTGCCCACTCAGAGGACCCGGGCACCAAGGTGCTGCTGGTCTCCTGGACCTACCAG GATGAGGAGCTGGGAAGTTACCTCACGTCACTGCTCAAGAAGggcctcccccaggcccccagctga
- the CPTP gene encoding ceramide-1-phosphate transfer protein has translation MDGLESDFNLKVVLVSFKQCLNEKEEVLLDHYLAGWRGLVRFLNSLGAIFSFVSKDVTAKLQVMERLRSGPQREHYSSLQSMVAYEVGNQLVDLERRSRHPDSGCRTVLRLHRALRWLQLFLEGLRTSPEDARTAVLCTDSYNASLAAYHPWIIRRAVTVAFCTLPTRKVFLEAMNVGSPEQAVEMLGEALPFIERVYNVSQKLYAEHSLLDLP, from the exons ATGGATGGCTTGGAGTCGGACTTCAACCTGAAAGTCGTCTTAGTCAGCTTCAAGCAGTGTCTCAATGAGAAGGAGGAGGTGCTGCTGGACCACTACCTCGCCGGCTGGAGGGGGCTAGTCAG GTTCCTGAACAGCCTGGGCGCCATCTTCTCCTTCGTCTCTAAGGACGTCACCGCGAAGCTGCAGGTCATGGAGCGTCTGCGCAGTGGCCCACAGCGGGAGCACTACAGCAGCCTGCAGTCCATGGTGGCCTACGAGGTGGGCAACCAGCTGGTGGACCTGGAGCGGCGCTCCCGCCACCCTGACTCGGGCTGCCGGACAGTGCTTCGGCTGCACCGTGCCCTGCGCTGGCTACAGCTCTTCCTGGAAGGCCTGCGCACCAGCCCCGAGGACGCCCGCACAGCTGTGCTCTGCACCGATTCCTACAACGCCTCTCTGGCTGCCTACCACCCCTGGATCATCCGCCGGGCCGTCACCGTGGCCTTCTGTACGTTGCCCACACGCAAGGTCTTCCTGGAGGCCATGAACGTGGGGTCCCCAGAGCAGGCTGTGGAGATGCTGGGCGAAGCCCTGCCCTTTATTGAGCGTGTCTACAATGTCTCCCAGAAACTCTACGCTGAGCATTCTCTGCTGGACCTGCCCTAA
- the TAS1R3 gene encoding LOW QUALITY PROTEIN: taste receptor type 1 member 3 (The sequence of the model RefSeq protein was modified relative to this genomic sequence to represent the inferred CDS: inserted 1 base in 1 codon), producing the protein MRGLTLLGLMALVGLGAGAPLCLSRQLRMQGDYVLGGLFPLGLAEDAGLGDRTQPNATVCTRFSALGLLWALAMKMAVEEINNGSALLPGLHLGYDLFDTCSEPVVAMKPSLMFMAKAGSCDIAAYCNYTQYQPRVLAVIGPHSSELALITGKFFSFFLMPQVSYGASTDRLSNREIFPSFFRTVPSDRVQAMAMVELLQELGWNWVAAVGSDDEYGRQGLSLFSSLANTRGICIAHEGLVPLPRAGSLRLGTVQGLLHQVNQSSVQVVVLFASARAARTLFSYSIHCRLSPKVWVASEAWLTSDLVMTLPGMAEVGTVLGFLQQGALMPEFSSYVRTRLALAADPAFCASLDAEQPGLEEHVVGPRCPQCDHITLENVSAGLLHHRTFAAYAAVYGVAQALHNTLLCNASGCPSREPVLPWQLLENMYNTSFRARGRLLRFDASGNVHMDYDLKLWVWQDPMPELRTVGAFDGRLKLWHSQLSWHTPGNQPPVSQCSRQCREGQVRRVKGFHSCCYDCVDCKAGSYQRSPDDLLCTQCDQNQWSPDRSTRCFPRRPTFLAWQEPAVLVLLILLGLALGLVLAALGLFIRHWDSPLVQASGGPRACFGLACLGLVCLSVLLFPGQPGPASCLAQQPLLHLPLTGCLSTLFLQAAQIFVGSELPPSWAEQLRGCLQGPWAWLVVLLALLAEAALCAWYLVVFPPEVVTDWWVLPTEALVHCRVRSWISFGLVHATNAVLAFLCFLGTFLVQSWPGHYNGARGLTFAMLAYFITWISFVPLFANVHVVYQPTVQMGATLLCALGILATFHLPKCYLLLWRPELNTPEFFLGDDARGQGSXWYWGEGDSGQKQVTPDPVTSPQ; encoded by the exons ATGCGAGGCCTGACTCTCCTGGGCCTCATGGCTCTCGTGGGCCTCGGAGCAGGCGCCCCATTGTGCTTATCCCGGCAGCTCAGGATGCAAGGGGACTACGTGCTGGGTGGGCTCTTCCCCCTGGGCTTGGCCGAGGATGCGGGTCTCGGCGACAGGACACAGCCCAATGCCACCGTGTGCACCAG GTTCTCGGCCCTTGGCCTGCTCTGGGCGCTGGCCATGAAGATGGCTGTGGAGGAGATCAACAATGGGTCTGCCCTGCTGCCGGGGCTGCACCTGGGCTACGACCTCTTTGACACGTGTTCAGAGCCCGTGGTGGCCATGAAGCCCAGCCTCATGTTCATGGCCAAAGCGGGCAGCTGCGACATTGCCGCCTACTGCAATTACACGCAGTACCAGCCCCGCGTGCTGGCTGTCATCGGACCCCACTCGTCCGAGCTCGCCCTCATCACGGGCAAGTTCTTCAGCTTCTTCCTCATGCCTCAg GTCAGCTATGGTGCCAGCACCGACCGGCTGAGCAACCGGGAGATCTTCCCGTCCTTCTTCCGCACGGTGCCCAGCGACCGCGTGCAGGCCATGGCGATGGTGGAGCTGCTGCAGGAGCTCGGCTGGAACTGGGTGGCCGCGGTGGGCAGCGACGACGAGTACGGCCGGCAGGGCCTGAGCCTCTTCTCCAGCCTGGCCAACACGAGGGGCATCTGCATCGCGCACGAGGGCCTGGTGCCGCTGCCGCGCGCGGGCAGCCTGCGGCTGGGCACCGTCCAGGGCCTGCTGCACCAGGTGAACCAGAGCAGCGTGCAGGTGGTGGTGCTGTTCGCCTCCGCCCGCGCTGCCCGCACCCTCTTCAGCTACAGCATCCACTGCAGGCTCTCGCCCAAGGTGTGGGTGGCCAGTGAGGCCTGGCTGACCTCGGACCTGGTCATGACGCTGCCCGGCATGGCCGAGGTGGGCACTGTGCTCGGCTTCCTGCAGCAGGGCGCCCTGATGCCCGAGTTCTCGTCCTACGTGCGGACCCGCCTGGCCCTGGCTGCCGACCCCGCCTTCTGTGCCTCGCTGGACGCTGAACAGCCAGGCCTGGAGGAGCACGTGGTGGGCCCACGCTGCCCCCAGTGCGACCACATCACGCTAGAGAACGTATCTGCGGGGCTGCTGCACCACCGGACCTTTGCTGCCTACGCGGCCGTGTATGGCGTGGCCCAGGCCCTCCACAACACGCTGCTCTGCAATGCGTCAGGCTGCCCCTCGCGGGAGCCTGTGCTGCCCTGgcag CTCCTGGAGAACATGTACAACACAAGCTTCCGCGCCCGCGGCCGGCTGCTGCGGTTCGATGCCAGTGGGAACGTGCACATGGATTATGACCTGAAGCTGTGGGTGTGGCAGGACCCGATGCCCGAGTTGCGCACCGTAGGAGCCTTCGATGGCCGCCTGAAGCTCTGGCACTCCCAGCTGTCCTGGCACACGCCAGGGAACCAG CCGCCCGTGTCCCAGTGCTCCCGGCAGTGCAGGGAGGGCCAGGTACGCCGAGTGAAGGGCTTCCACTCCTGCTGTTATGACTGCGTGGACTGCAAGGCCGGCAGCTATCAGCGCAGCCCAG ATGACCTCCTCTGCACCCAGTGTGACCAGAACCAGTGGTCCCCGGACCGGAGCACACGCTGCTTTCCCCGCAGGCCCACATTCCTGGCATGGCAGGAGCCAGCCGTGCTGGTACTGCTTATACTTCTGGGTCTGGCGCTGGGCCTGGTGCTGGCGGCCCTGGGGCTCTTCATCCGGCACTGGGACAGCCCACTGGTGCAGGCCTCAGGTGGGCCACGGGCCTGCTTTGGCCTGGCCTGCCTGGGCCTTGTCTGCCTCAGCGTCCTCCTGTTCCCTGGCCAGCCGGGCCCGGCCAGCTGCCTGGCCCAGCAGCCACTGCTCCACCTTCCACTCACTGGCTGCCTGAGCACGCTTTTCCTGCAAGCAGCCCAGATATTCGTGGGTTCAGAGCTGCCACCAAGCTGGGCAGAGCAACTGCGTGGCTGCCTGCAGGGGCCCTGGGCCTGGCTGGTGGTGCTGCTTGCTCTGCTGGCGGAAGCAGCATTATGTGCCTGGTACCTGGTGGTCTTCCCACCAGAGGTGGTGACGGACTGGTGGGTGCTGCCCACAGAGGCGCTGGTGCACTGCCGCGTGCGCTCCTGGATCAGCTTCGGCCTGGTGCATGCCACCAATGCCGTGCTGgccttcctctgcttcctgggcACTTTCTTGGTGCAGAGCTGGCCAGGCCACTACAATGGCGCCCGTGGCCTCACTTTTGCCATGCTAGCCTACTTCATCACCTGGATCTCCTTCGTGCCCCTCTTTGCCAATGTGCATGTGGTCTACCAGCCCACGGTGCAGATGGGCGCCACCCTCCTCTGTGCCCTGGGCATCCTGGCCACCTTCCACCTGCCCAAGTGCTACCTGCTGCTGTGGCGGCCGGAGCTCAACACCCCTGAGTTCTTCCTGGGAGATGATGCCAGAGGACAGGGCA AGTGGTACTGGGGGGAAGGAGACTCAGGGCAAAAGCAAGTGACCCCTGACCCAGTGACCTCACCCCAGTGA